The Methanomicrobiales archaeon genome contains the following window.
GCGGTTCGTCCACTCCGGCTCCAGGCGGTGGAGGATCTGCCCGTTGGTGTAGATGGCAAACTTCCGCACGGGGGCGTGCTGCAGGATCTCGCGGACGAGATCCGCCCGGAGCAGCGGCTCCCCGCCGTAGAACATCAGGACCGGATCGGGGTCCCGCGCCAGGAAGCCGTACAGGAGATCCAGATCCACGGCGAGCTCCGCAGGCGTGTCGATATCGACCGCCGGTTCCCCCTCCTCGAAGATCGCCTTGCCGCGGCAGTAGCGGCAGTTGAGGTTGCAGTCGTCGGTGAGGATCAGGTGGTAGAACAAGGGATCCCGGGGAAGGTTGGGGGGACGGGAGGAAAAATCTGGCGGTTTGACGGACTGTTCATGCCGGAACCGCCGGCGAGGCGGGACGATCGCTGCCGCCGTCCCCGGTATGGCGCACCGGCGGCTCCGGCTGCGGGTATCCTCTCTCCATCGGGGACGGACCGCCGCTGCAGCCCCGGCCGCACCGCACGCGGCGATGATGGATGCTCCCCCGCCCCCGTCGCGGGCGGCCGCCGGCGCGGGTGCAGAACAGATCCCGTCGGGAACGTCCGTTGCAGGGGGGCAGACGGGGACTGTCGGCAAGAGGGTACTGCACAGGATACCGAAATTACCGCACCGGCGGGAGAGGGGCGCTCCCCCTCCCCCCCCCGTGCCCTCGTCCCCGCGTGCGATGGGGCCTGCTTCCGGGCACAGGAGCTGCGGGATTCGGAAAAGCGAATCGTATCGACCCAGGTCCGCTCATCCTTCCTATACTGCAGGATACCTCTCCCTCCAATTTTCCCCGTACCGGGCCATCATACCAATGGAGCAATGCTACTCCTTGCCCCACTCTGTGCTTTGGACATCCCATAAGCCAACACGATATCCGGAATGACCACGGAGTTTCGAATGCCAGAGGATGGGATCGGGGAGCGCTGCAGTTCGGGAGAACGTTTCACCCTTATCTCCTTATACGTTCGATATCGACTGGGCTATCAAATTCAATCTGCGCGTTTCGGGTGCCACTGCTCCATGTGCTCCGCATGCGTCCTCAGGTAGGCTCCAGGACTGAAATGGCGGTCGTAGAACTCCCGATCCAGATGGTGGGCCTGCAGGCAGGTGATCACGAAGATGCTCGGAACCGTTGCGGGGAACTTGCCGAACCGGTCGTAGATGTACCGCGCCTGGAGGGCGACGCACTCCCGGAACTCCTCGTCGTGCACGAGAGCGCTCCCCCGCACGCGCGGGGTCTCCCGATAGGGCCCGGGCGTGCCGGGATGGAACGGCCCTCCCGCTCCGAAGTTCCGCTGCACCAGGGCGTCGACCGCCTTCCGCATATCGGTATAGTGGGGCGGGGTGTAGCCCGCGAAGATGCCCGGAAGACCCGTGGGGTTGGGAAAAGGCCAGCGCTCGTCGAAGGTATAGCGGAAGCCCAGGCCGGGTGCATCGGGACTGCCGCTGGCGCCCAGCACCGTGTAGGGATCGAGACCGTCGAACATCCAGCCGCCGAGCCCCATTGCCTGGAGCATGAGGACGCCGGCATAGCAGGCGGTGGAGAGCTCGGCGGTCAGTTCTGCCAGGGAGATCTGCTCGAGGAACGTCAGGGGAATGGGGTTCTGCAGGTTGACCAGGTGCCCGAAGCGGTCCAGCCCTGCAATCCTCTCACGGTGAATGTCGTCGTAGAAGCACTGCCCGTTCTGGGTGAAATAGCAGAGTGCCGCGAGGACGTGCTGGGCGAGATCCCCTACCGGTACGACCAGCGTGCTCCCCGGACGGTTGACGACCCAGGTGTTGTGGCCCCCCATGTAGGGGATCTTTGCGGGGATCCGGAGGCGCCCATCATGGATCTTCCGGATGCGGGACTGGTGCGCAGTGAGGAGGTCCAACAGATCCGGAACTCCATCCTCCGGCATATCCGCAGGGGGCGGCGCATCCCGGGTCTGCAGGCAGTACACCCCCTCGTCGTCCGTGAAGAAGATCTCGCTCGTATGGAATCCTGCTGCCGATGCCGCGTAGTCCGGGATGTGCGGCGAATACCGGGGATTGTGGGGGATCAGAGCCACCCCGTGCTGCCGCCCACCGCGGTCAGCACCAGCAGCTGTTCGAGCCGGGAGAGCGGCAGCGGTTCGTGGCGGGACGTAAAGGCCAGCTCGCCCGCCGGTATCGAGGCCCCGAGCAGGAACCTTCGGGAGCGTCTTCCCATCAGGGCTCCTACTAACGGGAAGTTCCTCATCTCCTCGAAACCGGGAGGGTAGTCTTCTGGAGCATGCATGGGCGGGGATGACCCCGGCGGGACGCATGAAGGTTACGGTCAGCGGGAGGGTCCAGCAGAGGGAGCCTTTCCAAGGGGGTCATAGCACCCGCCGCGTGCACGCGGTCTGTGATGTCACCAGAAACCAGATTCGATGCGTTCGTGACGTGGCAGCCTGTTTCATCCCGATCCTTCAGGGGCGTATGCCCCATCCCGAAAACCTTATCCGCTCCACTATTGTAGAACTGATAGTGACCGCAATTGCAGCCATTCCTGCTGTTGCGGAAAGGTGGATCTGGATGAAGACAAAACTTCTGATTCTGGTCGTTCTGCTCTCTGCGCTGTGCATCGTCATGGCCTCTGCCAGCATGCTGGTTCCGGCCAGCGACCGGGCCCGGGAGGTGTCGCAGGCCCCGGAGCACTCGCCTGTCATCGGCGAGAGTTTTGCCGTTGAACGGGTTGATTTTATCCACTATGTGAAACCCCCCTCGGCAGCGGCAAAGCCAAAGGCGGACACATGCTATAAACTGCTGGGAGTCAAATGGCTGGCGACTCCCGTACAGTATACTGTAAATCCTGCGAATACCGAGGGATTGGAAGATGGTTCAGTCTTTGCCGCCATCTCGGATTCTGCGGAAACCTGGGATGCCGCGACTTCCAGAGAGTTATTCGGTTCGTATACCGCGAGCAGTTCAGCGTATTACGGCACGTACGACCGCATCAATGCCATCTCCTTCGGCCCCATGCGCGATGACAACGTCATCGCCGTGACCTCGATATGGTATTCACGCGTTGGAAAACAGATCGTGGAGTTCGATATACTGTTCAACGACTACTTCGACTGGGGAGATGGATATGCGGACTCCACCAAGATGGATCTTCAGAATATCGCGACCCATGAACTGGGGCATGCCGTCGGCATGGGGGATGTCTACTCGACCACCTGTTCGGCCGTGACGATGTATGGATATTCGGAGGAAGGGGATACGGAGAAGAGGACCCTCGAACCGCCCGACATTGCCGGACTGCAGAGCCTGTACGGTGCCTGAATAGAGGGCACAGGGGGAGTTCCCCCATACCTGCGTTTTCTATTATCTACGTTCGAAACGGACCACCAGATCCTGCAATCGGGATGGACGGGGTATCGTCCCCCGTCCATCCCGGGGATACCGCCTACATCATCACCGTCTGAACGGCCGTCGGATACTTCTGCAGGATGGCGTAGACGATCGCCCGCGAGACCCAGAGCCTGCCGTCCCGGAAGGTGCGGAGCGGACTGAGTTCCCCCAGTTCCTGGAGGGCCTGCGCCGCCGTTCTGTCGGTGAGGTATGCGCTGTCCGAGACCTCCGTATCGAAGTAGAACAGGATGGGCAGCCGCAGTCTCCCGTGCAGATCCTTCGGGAGGGCTTCCCCCAGTCTCTGCAGCACGTCCCTGCGGTAGAGATGCTCTTCGCCGCCCCGGGTGCGGGAAGCAGGCTTCACCTCCTGGAGAAGATCCTCCAGAGTCTTTCTCTCCGAGACGATGCCCCTGTTGATTCTCCCGAGCTCCGTCCGCATCCAGCGGAGGAAGACGGCATCGTCGGTCATGGACGGCCGCTCCGGCATGCTGGCTCCCGATCGGTCGAACCCGCTCGAGCGGGTTCCAGTGCCTCCTGTTATAGAATCTCTCAAATAAAAAAACATGTCCTGTTCGGGGCCGGGCCAGAAAGTATTATTGCCGCAGAGCAGCACTCTCGACCACCATGGACGGGCGCACCATCCTTGTCACGGGCTCCACCGACGGCATCGGGAGAGCGGCGGCGCGGATCCTGGCGGAGAGAGGGTATCACGTCCTCATCCACGGAAGAAACGAGGCGAAGGGCCGGGCCGTCCGGAAGGAGATCGGAGAGCGCACGGGTTCCGAACGGCTCGATCTCCTCATCGCCGATCTCTCGGTTCAGCAGCAGGTCCGCCGCCTGGCAGCGGAGATCCGGGATGGGTACGACCGGCTGGACGCGCTCGTCAACAATGCCGGTGTCTACATGCGAGAGAGGATGATCACGCCCGACGGCCTGGAGACGACCTTTGCCGTGAACTACATCGCCCCGTTCCTGCTCACCCACGAACTCCTCCCCCTCCTCCGGCGGAGCGCTCCCGCCCGCATCGTCAACGTCGCGTCCATCGCGCACCGCAGCGTGCGAAGCGTGGACTGGGGGAACCTGCAGGGGGAGAAGCGGTACGATCCCTACGAGGCCTATGCCCTCTCCAAGCTGGGCGTCGTCGTATTTACCTACGGGCTGGGCCGCATCCTCGACGGCAGCGCGGTCTCCGCCAACTGCCTGCACCCGGGGGTCATCGACACCAAGCTCCTGCGGGCGTTCTCCGGCTACCACCAGGGGGCGCCCCCGGAGCACGGCGCGGAGGTGGAGGTCTACCTGGCGACGTCCCCCAGGATCGACGGCATCCACGGGCGCTACTGCGAGGAACGCCGCTGGGCACCCTCGTCCCCGCTCAGCATGGATGCGGCGGTCCGGGAGCGGTTCTGGAGGGCGGGGCTGGACCATGCCGGGCTGCGGGAGTGGACGAACAGGATCCCCGCCCGCCCGTAGCGATGCTCCCGGCACGCAGGACCGATCGCATCTCCGCCCTCGCAGACGGTGCTCCCCCGGATGCTCCGGGAACTCCATCGCTGCTCTCACGGGGCGGACGGGGTGGCGCTCCCGCAGCGGGCCCCCATACATTCAAATACGAGGGAGGGGAGAGGAGAGGCTCGCCGACAGACTCGAGATACCGAGCTGCCGGGGGTGTCCGCGCAGCATCCCTGCGTGCGGTCTCCCCGGACACCGGCTGGAGGTTTGCAGAATGCCCGAGGGAGAGAGAGAAACAGGAGAGCTCGCCCCCGTCACGTTCACGTGCTACAGGGTCGAGCTGGGAGAGAGGGAAGTCCCCGAGGATATGAACATGTACAGCGTCGTCGTGGTGCAGCCCGACGGTTTCTTCCGGCACCAGGTCGTCTGGGCGAGGAGCCCGGAGGAGATGGGGGAGTCGATCCGGGTTCAACCGGGATCGAGAGTCTTCGCGACCCAGATGGCGAACAACATGGTATGGGACAGCGGGGCGACCGAGGCGACCGGGGGGCCGGAAGCGGCACCGTCCGCCTGATGCGGCGGGGGGCCCGCACCCCTCACGGCATGGAGGAACGCGGGGATCTGCCGGGCATGGAGATAAAAATTGCGGTTTTTCTTTCCAGAATATATCACGATTATTCCCGGAGCAGACCCGGTATTCCACAGAACAGATTCCTGCGGCGGGATCGGCAGCGGTATGCCGATATTGGATGGGTATAACTTCACGAAATTCAAAAATACGGATCTAAGCGCCACCTACGGGGAATTGAACCAGTATTTCCCATGAATGCACCATGGCGAAAGCCTTCATTAGCGTGATGCTCGAAACCATCCTCTGATGCGTTGCCATCCCCTGTTCAAACCCATCCTTGCGCTTCTCCTGGTGCTCTGCCTCCTCCTACCGGCAGCCGCCCAGGACACGGGAGCCCTATCCCCCGAAGCGGAAAACGGGAGCGAGGATCCGCCCCTGTACGGCGCGATAGGTACGGACGCCGGCGAGTACATCGTCGCCGAAGAGGACTGCCCCGTGGAGGAGCCCTGGCTCCTGGAGAACGAGACCGCCGACGGGGCCTCCGATGACGGGACGGCATCGGACAGGGAGATAGCCGGCGAGGGGATCGATATCGGCAGTGCCGAGAACCGGGATATCATCCTCCCGCCGTCCCTGTCTCCCGCGGAGGTCTGGAACGCTTCGGCCCGCGAGCGCATCACGAGCACCTCGATCACCGGGGACGGGTCCCACGCGGTTGCCGCCACCCACCGCCCCGGAACCATCTACTACTTCGACTCTTCCGGAGCGGTGCAGTGGAGGCGGCCGATGGAGGTGCCGGTATTTGGCGTCGCGATCTCCCCCGACGGCACGCACGTCGCCGCCGCGGCGGAGAAGCTTTACCTCCTCTACCCCCACGGCGGCGAGATCTGGAGCGAAGACAGCGGTTACTTCGTCTACAGCGTGGCAGTCTCCCGCGGCGGGGAGCGCATCGCCGCCGGCTACGACGACGGCACCGTCCGACTGTTCGATCGGGACGGTCACCTTCTCTGGTCCTATACCGCCGGGGACGACGTGATCAGCACGGCGATCGCCGCCGACGGCTCGTATGTGGCAGCCGGCTCCGAGGATCACCACCTCTACTTCCTGGACGGATCCGGCGGCCTTCTCTGGAAGTACAGGACCGGCGACGGCGTCCAGGGAGTGGCGCTCTCCGCGGACGGATCCCTGGTGGGTGCGGGTTCCGGCGACCGGGTCGCCTACGTCCTGGACGGCCGCGGGAACCTGCTCTGGAAGTATGCGGCGGAGAACCGCATCCGTGCGGTCTCCGTCTCCCCGGAGGGGGCTCTCGTGGCGATCTGCGAGGGGAGCCGGCTGCACCTGTTCGATCGCGAGGGGCGGAGCCTCTGGGAGCTCGACACGGGTTCGGGCGGGCGGCAGGTCTCGACCTCCTCCACCGGCGCCACCGCCGGTCCCGCGGTGACCGCCGCTGCCCTCTCCTCGCATGGACTCCGCCTCGTCGTCGGCACCGGCAGCGGAGACCGGCGGGTCCTTTTCTACGCGGCCGATGCAGCCGTGGAGCCATCCGTCCGTTCCGTGCAGGAAACGGGCATCCGCGCGCCGGTCGAGGCGCTCGAGGCGTCGTACCTCCAGGATGCTGACGACGGCAGCGTGCGGGAATCGGCCTACGTCTCCAGCATCACCCGCCTCGGCCCGCATCCGCACGATCCGGTTGCGGTGCGGATCGCCGTCTCCCCGCACTGGCTGGCGGGCCGCCCGGGCGGTGCGGAGGGGATCCGGATCCTGGAGAGAACGGAGAACGGCACGGAGACGATGCTGAAGACCACGATCGTCGGCTACGATCTCCGGAACAACACCATCTTCGAGGCCGTCTCCGGCAACCGCTCCGCCGTCTACGGACTCGCCTCCGGCGTGACGGACGACGGCGCGGCGCCGACGGGCGAGTGGTGGAGCCTGCGGTCTCTCCTGGGAGGCGGCGAGAGCGGAGCGCCCCCGCTGCCGGGCGGGTATCCGCC
Protein-coding sequences here:
- a CDS encoding SDR family oxidoreductase, which gives rise to MDGRTILVTGSTDGIGRAAARILAERGYHVLIHGRNEAKGRAVRKEIGERTGSERLDLLIADLSVQQQVRRLAAEIRDGYDRLDALVNNAGVYMRERMITPDGLETTFAVNYIAPFLLTHELLPLLRRSAPARIVNVASIAHRSVRSVDWGNLQGEKRYDPYEAYALSKLGVVVFTYGLGRILDGSAVSANCLHPGVIDTKLLRAFSGYHQGAPPEHGAEVEVYLATSPRIDGIHGRYCEERRWAPSSPLSMDAAVRERFWRAGLDHAGLREWTNRIPARP
- a CDS encoding matrixin family metalloprotease translates to MKTKLLILVVLLSALCIVMASASMLVPASDRAREVSQAPEHSPVIGESFAVERVDFIHYVKPPSAAAKPKADTCYKLLGVKWLATPVQYTVNPANTEGLEDGSVFAAISDSAETWDAATSRELFGSYTASSSAYYGTYDRINAISFGPMRDDNVIAVTSIWYSRVGKQIVEFDILFNDYFDWGDGYADSTKMDLQNIATHELGHAVGMGDVYSTTCSAVTMYGYSEEGDTEKRTLEPPDIAGLQSLYGA
- a CDS encoding DUF61 family protein, translating into MPERPSMTDDAVFLRWMRTELGRINRGIVSERKTLEDLLQEVKPASRTRGGEEHLYRRDVLQRLGEALPKDLHGRLRLPILFYFDTEVSDSAYLTDRTAAQALQELGELSPLRTFRDGRLWVSRAIVYAILQKYPTAVQTVMM
- a CDS encoding WD40 repeat domain-containing protein, with amino-acid sequence MRCHPLFKPILALLLVLCLLLPAAAQDTGALSPEAENGSEDPPLYGAIGTDAGEYIVAEEDCPVEEPWLLENETADGASDDGTASDREIAGEGIDIGSAENRDIILPPSLSPAEVWNASARERITSTSITGDGSHAVAATHRPGTIYYFDSSGAVQWRRPMEVPVFGVAISPDGTHVAAAAEKLYLLYPHGGEIWSEDSGYFVYSVAVSRGGERIAAGYDDGTVRLFDRDGHLLWSYTAGDDVISTAIAADGSYVAAGSEDHHLYFLDGSGGLLWKYRTGDGVQGVALSADGSLVGAGSGDRVAYVLDGRGNLLWKYAAENRIRAVSVSPEGALVAICEGSRLHLFDREGRSLWELDTGSGGRQVSTSSTGATAGPAVTAAALSSHGLRLVVGTGSGDRRVLFYAADAAVEPSVRSVQETGIRAPVEALEASYLQDADDGSVRESAYVSSITRLGPHPHDPVAVRIAVSPHWLAGRPGGAEGIRILERTENGTETMLKTTIVGYDLRNNTIFEAVSGNRSAVYGLASGVTDDGAAPTGEWWSLRSLLGGGESGAPPLPGGYPPILPHLLHRMASA